The nucleotide window TGCATCCGACCAGTGATCGGTGAAAAAACCGGTGCCACGTGAGTGAGAAGCCTTTGTTCAGTCGTCCAAAGTGACCTCGGCACAGGTTTCTTCGCTTTCCCAAAGTCGCACCATGTAGGCCGACGCGCCGGTACCGTCCAGGATCTTGGGGCAAACCTGTTCCAACAAGTACTTGGCCATGTTTTCCGCGGTCGGGTTGTACGGCAATTCGTAGATCCGGTGCGGCTTGGACGATCGAATCGCCTGCAATGCGTTCTCGTCTTGGTCCCACAACACGAACGCGTGATCCCAGTTGTCGTCCAACCAGCCCTTGCAGACATTCTTGAGCGCCTTGAAATCCATGATCCGGCCGACCGAATCCTGTTCTTCGCCTGTCAAATGAAATTCGAC belongs to Crateriforma spongiae and includes:
- the queD gene encoding 6-carboxytetrahydropterin synthase QueD, which produces MAIRISRRFTFCAGHRLLGHEGKCQNLHGHNYVVEFHLTGEEQDSVGRIMDFKALKNVCKGWLDDNWDHAFVLWDQDENALQAIRSSKPHRIYELPYNPTAENMAKYLLEQVCPKILDGTGASAYMVRLWESEETCAEVTLDD